In Penaeus chinensis breed Huanghai No. 1 chromosome 19, ASM1920278v2, whole genome shotgun sequence, a single genomic region encodes these proteins:
- the LOC125035198 gene encoding serine-rich adhesin for platelets-like, whose translation MRHILVLMGFLGIVNIYMLQLNLLVALPVMVNHTALDGQDYGPSMGYQPVVLTEVSMGSRGSEPNNGSASDASARPPGRNVIGHGDVLRTGKVAGIYHTVKSDDVPPEIRYGESAIDDLLDKMNKTAASASLAVGGDEVVTVIPLDTDALNPSDELFAETTVLADESVDSITDVMPSDFTSTVPSVATNEKKEPRMRKFDDLEEDVTESANDVTTIEDDVLPSLKDLPSTSPDGFTLRPPSDVITPPALVNTQGTTQLRLEETTSISPEEVAVTILSTSAASSPQIEVVTLEGVTPTALPQQSTPLSNTEAKTTSSTQKSTTPAIKSTTPISKSTTPATTDSTSATQSSFVPTSAATVATSPLDTTSTVSTQSMTPQSIQVPVTVPLSAVSTNSPTENTPTTSSQLTTTQIDAKTSTVLSETPQTTTTEHSDTTTPFSIPPQTDTTTLSGISSDASKTSSTAQSPIGTPSGIPSPATTTQRVTTASSSAPSQSAAPDEATTSLHLESEQTTTTQASTQSNTPPQTSSGTTPTTLSNPVTPQLSSSTSATTFDDAPSSSPSPDEAKEISKRSVDDKHLLSENNSNENPCTDTEHCQPGKVRDEPTKKKAPEDTPATQAEAVARIQEEPLTQGEPVTHKEPLEGVQNVTAEAGDGNFTPDDGNISLGDNFSLADGNLTLVDSNFTLADDNSTFADGNFTFTDGNSTLSDGNSTLADSNSTLSDDNSTFADGSSTLADDNSTLADDNSTLADGNSTLADGNSTLADGFHFGLGNSSLFNVSLHEDEISYEWMLSEEWDGGNQTDTSFSDSSSSSSSSSSSSSSSSSESLESLEGGSSSSSEEDSDESDENSSNEGREYFSGEVFDAALNGSGTWMTDEDGRWYRFRHRNESEESDEDESLEDDDDDDEDEDDDDEDEDDDDDEDEEDEDEDEDEEDGEEEEEDEGDEDDEETGKESSNGEIKLAGQRFPSTVCFEARMVDRTRLAEAHKHGEFKWEAELQARIRAGFSWGFLLTQLVGGRLAGMIGGKLLFLMGASMAAVLTILTPTAAHIGPYWLLAARIMVGAAQGVCVPAMQAVLSQWAPPMDRTVMVAYTYSGLAVGAALGGPVSEWMVTVIGWRALFYLQGAVALVWCVLWQFLVAENPAKHPRITTQERTHIISSIGAQHAWRGLPVPWPHIFRSRYVLAVVLAELGFSWAWFTLLHHAREYAVTVLHVPDHQARVAWGAALFAMWIIALVYATLTDWVRRTNRRSTVVVRRAANTLCALVTAGCLVAVAQSSCSQVAVLVWCSMALALGLSASFSTFLANGIELAPNHAAAIAGVSGTVGAAVQVLSPLYVAYLTDGQATLERWRMVWYTAAIVLALTNCLNFLMVSSKEQVWNRPVAVPVYPKRQSSYLATRRTRLSPPPRPGPSAARGNKNPAYVFTEEL comes from the exons ATGAGACACATCCTGGTCCTGATGGGCTTCCTGGGCATCGTCAACATCTACATGCTTCAGCTGAACCTCCTGGTGGCGCTGCCGGTCATGGTCAACCACACGGCGCTCGACGGGCAGGACTACGGCCCGAGTATGGGCTACCAGCCGGTGGTGCTGACGGAGGTGTCCATGGGGTCGCGGGGGAGTGAGCCCAACAATGGCTCAGCCTCCGACGCCAGCGCGAGGCCCCCCGGCCGGAACGTCATCGGCCACGGGGACGTCCTGAGAACCGGGAAAGTCGCCGGCATCTACCACACGGTCAAGAGCGACGACGTGCCTCCGGAAATAAGGTACGGCGAGTCTGCCATTGACGACCTGTTAGATAAGATGAACAAGACGGCAGCATCCGCCTCCCTAGCCGTTGGGGGGGACGAGGTGGTCACCGTCATCCCTCTTGACACGGACGCGCTCAACCCCTCCGATGAGCTGTTCGCCGAAACCACAGTGCTCGCTGATGAGTCTGTAGATTCCATTACAGATGTTATGCCAAGCGACTTCACTTCAACAGTTCCTTCTGTAGCtacaaatgagaagaaagaaccTCGTATGAGGAAGTTTGACGATCTCGAAGAGGATGTTACTGAGAGCGCGAATGATGTCACGACAATAGAAGATGATGTTTTGCCTTCGCTAAAAGATCTTCCTTCGACTTCTCCTGATGGCTTTACCCTGAGGCCTCCCAGTGACGTAATAACTCCACCTGCACTAGTAAACACTCAAGGAACAACCCAGTTACGCTTGGAGGAAACCACAAGCATTTCTCCTGAAGAAGTGGCTGTTACCATCCTAAGTACATCAGCAGCATCAAGCCCTCAGATTGAAGTCGTTACCTTGGAAGGCGTCACACCCACGGCCCTCCCCCAACAAAGCACTCCCTTGTCAAACACCGAAGCAAAGACAACTTCATCAACTCAAAAATCTACAACTCCAGCCATCAAATCTACAACTCCAATCTCCAAATCTACAACTCCAGCCACGACTGATTCTACTAGTGCCACCCAAAGCTCCTTTGTTCCAACCAGCGCTGCTACAGTAGCTACTTCCCCACTCGATACAACTTCAACAGTCAGCACTCAGTCTATGACCCCACAATCCATCCAAGTGCCAGTTACAGTTCCTCTCAGTGCTGTTTCAACCAATTCACCCACAGAAAACACCCCAACAACCTCCTCTCAGCTTACAACAACGCAGATAGACGCGAAAACTTCAACGGTACTTTCAGAGACGCCCCAGACCACTACAACAGAACATAGTGATACAACAACACCATTCAGCATTCCTCCTCAAACCGATACTACAACTCTATCTGGAATTTCTTCAGACGCGTCCAAGACCTCTTCAACAGCTCAGAGCCCCATCGGGACGCCGTCAGGTATTCCTTCTCCGGCAACAACAACCCAGAGAGTAACAACTGCTTCATCCAGTGCTCCTTCCCAGTCTGCTGCTCCAGACGAGGCTACAACATCCCTTCATTTGGAATCTGAGCAGACGACTACGACTCAAGCGAGTACTCAGAGCAACACTCCGCCGCAGACTAGTTCGGGAACGACCCCCACCACACTAAGCAACCCAGTCACGCCCCAGTTATCTTCATCTACTTCGGCCACGACCTTTGATGACGCGCCCAGCTCCTCTCCATCACCGGATGAGGCGAAGGAAATAAGCAAGAGATCTGTCGACGACAAGCACCTCCTCTCCGAGAACAACAGCAACGAAAACCCATGCACCGACACCGAGCACTGCCAGCCGGGCAAAGTGCGCGACGAGCCCACGAAGAAGAAGGCGCCCGAAGATACGCCGGCGACGCAGGCAGAGGCGGTGGCGCGGATTCAGGAAGAACCTCTGACTCAAGGGGAACCCGTGACTCACAAAGAACCTCTGGAGGGCGTGCAGAACGTCACGGCGGAAGCGGGCGACGGCAACTTTACCCCCGACGACGGCAACATCTCCCTAGGAGACAACTTTTCCCTTGCTGATGGCAACTTAACTCTTGTCGACAGTAATTTCACCCTTGCCGACGACAACTCCACTTTCGCCGATGGCAACTTCACGTTCACTGATGGCAACTCCACCCTCTCCGACGGCAACTCCACCCTCGCCGACAGCAACTCCACCCTCTCCGACGACAACTCCACCTTCGCCGATGGCAGCTCCACCCTCGCCGACGACAACTCCACCCTCGCCGACGACAACTCCACCCTCGCCGACGGCAACTCCACCCTCGCCGACGGCAACTCCACCCTCGCCGACGGCTTCCACTTTGGCCTTGGCAACAGCAGCCTCTTCAACGTGTCCTTGCACGAAGACGAAATCAGCTACGAGTGGATGCTCTCCGAGGAATGGGACGGCGGCAACCAAACAGATACGAGCTTCAGCGACAGCAGCAGTTCTTCGTCCTCCAGCTCCtcgtcctccagctcctcctcgagCGAGTCCCTGGAGAGTCTCGAGGGGGGATCGTCGTCGTCGAGCGAGGAGGACAGCGACGAGAGCGACGAAAACTCGAGTAACGAAGGGAGAGAGTACTTCTCCGGGGAGGTGTTCGACGCGGCCCTCAACGGCAGCGGGACCTGGATGACGGACGAGGACGGGCGCTGGTACAGATTCCGTCATCGCAACGAGTCCGAGGAGAGCGACGAGGACGAGTCCCTTgaggacgacgatgacgatgatgaggatgaggacgacgacgatgaagatgaggacgacgacgatgatgaagatgaagaggatgaggatgaggacgaagatgaagaagatggagaggaggaagaggaagacgaaggggatgaagatgatgaggagacg GGCAAAGAGAGTTCTAACGGGGAGATCAAATTGGCCGGCCAGAGGTTCCCGTCGACGGTGTGCTTCGAAGCCAGGATGGTGGATCGAACCAGATTGGCTGAG GCACACAAACACGGCGAGTTCAAGTGGGAGGCCGAGCTGCAGGCGCGGATCCGAGCTGGCTTCTCGTGGGGCTTCCTCCTGACGCAGTTGGTGGGCGGGAGGCTGGCCGGCATGATCGGAGGCAAACTCCTGTTCCTCATGGGCGCTTCCATGGCCGCGGTGCTCACTATCCTCACGCCCACGGCCGCCCACATCGGTCCGTACTGGCTCCTCGCGGCTCGCATCATGGTCGGCGCCGCGCAG GGCGTGTGTGTCCCTGCCATGCAAGCAGTTTTGTCTCAGTGGGCGCCGCCGATGGACCGCACTGTCATGGTTGCCTACACGTACTCTG gCTTGGCCGTCGGCGCCGCGCTCGGAGGGCCTGTGTCGGAGTGGATGGTGACCGTGATCGGGTGGCGGGCGCTGTTCTACCTGCAGGGCGCCGTTGCTCTCGTGTGGTGCGTCCTGTGGCAGTTCCTGGTGGCGGAGAACCCTGCTAAACACCCACGCATCACCACGCAGGAGAGAACACACATCATATCGAGTATTGGAGCACAGCACGCCTGGAGGGGACTGCCGGTGCCGTGGCCTCATATATTCAG ATCTCGTTACGTCCTGGCTGTCGTCTTAGCTGAGTTAGGCTTCTCATGGGCGTGGTTCACCCTCCTTCACCACGCCCGCGAGTATGCAGTGACCGTGTTGCATGTCCCCGATCACCAG GCACGTGTGGCTTGGGGCGCGGCTCTCTTCGCCATGTGGATCATCGCCCTCGTCTACGCCACGCTGACGGACTGGGTGAGGCGCACGAACAGGCGGTCCACGGTGGTCGTGCGTCGGGCAGCGAACACACTCT GTGCTCTGGTGACAGCCGGATGTCTCGTGGCCGTAGCGCAGTCTAGCTGTTCTCAGGTCGCTGTGCTAGTCTGGTGTTCTATGGCGCTGGCCCTGGGCTTGTCggcttccttctccaccttcctggCCAATGGCATCGAACTGGCACCCAACCACGCAGCCGCAATCGCCGGCGTCAGTGGCACTGTTGGCGCGGCTGTGCAGGTGCTCTCGCCTCTGTATGTGGCTTATCTCACGGATGGACAG GCCACCCTCGAGCGATGGCGGATGGTATGGTACACGGCGGCCATCGTGCTCGCGCTCACCAACTGCCTCAACTTCCTGATGGTGTCGTCGAAGGAGCAGGTGTGGAACCGCCCCGTGGCCGTGCCTGTGTACCCGAAGCGCCAGTCGTCGTACCTGGCCACGCGGCGCACGAGGCTGTCGCCGCCGCCCCGCCCCGGCCCGTCGGCGGCGCGGGGGAACAAGAACCCGGCCTACGTGTTCACCGAGGAGTTGTAG